A window of Acetonema longum DSM 6540 genomic DNA:
CTCATATTTATTATTGAAATTATCTAAAAGATGAATTACAATATCACCATAAAACGCACTTGATTTTCAAAATATAATCAAAATATAACCAACAAGTAAAGCGGGAAATGGTTTATTTCCTTCGGGAAACTGAAAGAGAGGAGCTTGCAGATGGCAGTAAAGCGACTGAGGTATTGTGTCAATGGAGAATGGAGGGAATCAGCTACAAAGAAATACATGCCGGTTACCAACTCCAGTACCGGCAAGATTATTGCAGAAGCGCCCTGTTGTACCGTTAACGAAGTAAATGAGGCGGTTGCCGCGGCCAAAGCGGCGTTTCCCGTCTGGTCCAATACTCCGGTGACGGCCAGAGTTCAGCTTATGTTCAGGTATAAATCTATTTTGGATTTATATTTGGAAGAACTGACCGTGCTTGTGGCCACTGAATTGGGAAAAAACCTGAGTGAGGCCCGCGGCGATGTTCTGAAAGCGATTGAAGTGGTGGAGCTTGCGTGTGCAACGCCGACTTTGCTGCAAGGCGATTCGCTGATGAATGTTTCCGAAGGCCATGACACAGTGCTGTACAGGGAGCCGATCGGCGTATTTGCCGGTATCGTACCTTACAATTTTCCGGCGATGATCCCTTTTGGCTGGATGATTCCGCTCTGCATCACGACAGGCAATACGTTTGTGCTGAAAGCCGCCAGCGCCGTGCCTCAGACCGCCATAAGAATGCTGGAGCTTTTGATAGAGGCGGGATTGCCGGCGGGAGTTGTCAACCTGCTTACCTGCAGCCGTCAGGAAGCGGAAAGTTTATTGAAACATCCGGATGTCGCAGGTATTTCTTATGTCGGTTCTACCTCGGTGGGGCTGCATATTTATTCGACCGCGGCGACTCATGGCAAGCGGGTTCAGGCATTGTGCGAAGCCAAAAACCACGGCTTGGTGCTTAAAGATGCTTCGCTGGAATTGGCGACCGGCAGAGTCATTAATTCCGGCTTCGGCTGCGCGGGCCAGCGTTGCATGGCTTTGCCGGTTGTCTGCGTGGAAGAGGAAGTGGCGGATGCATTTGTTGATCATCTGGTTACATTCGCTAAAAGACTCAGAGTCGGGCCCGGTTATGATCAGGCTACCGATTTGGGGCCTGTCGTGTCGGCGGAACATAAACAAAGCGTCCTGAATTGGATTGCCAAAGGGATTGAAGAAGGGGCAAAACTCATTTTGGACGGCAGGGATATTGCCGTCACAGGCTATGAGGGAGGTTTTTACCTCGGCCCGACAATTTTTGATCATGTTAAACCGGAAATGAGTATTGGTACCAGTGAGATTTTCGGGCCTGTGGTGTGTATCAAGCGGGTAAAGGATTTTGAACATGGCCTGGCGGTAATGAATGGGAACCCCTTCGCCAACGGGTCCTGCATTTTCACGCAGAACGGTTATTATGCCAGAGAGTTTGCCAAAAGAACTCACGGCGGCATGGTTGGTATCAACGTAGGCATTCCCGTTCCTTTATCTGTATTCCCTTTTTCGGGGCATAAACAATCATTTTTTGGCGATCTGCACTGCATGGGCAAGGACGGCGTGGCCTTCTTCACGGAAGCTAAGTGTGTGACCAGCCGCTGGTTTGACGAAGACGCAAAACATACCAAGGTGGATACCTGGGAAGGAACAATGACGCGCAAATAACCCTTTTACATGATCCGGTCCGGTATAGCAAAAAATTTGTTGTAAAGAGGGGAGCCCGGTGCCATTAGTTACACTGAGGGAAATTTTACAGAAAACAGATCAGTCCGATTATGGAGTGGGGTCTTTTAATGTCGTGAGTATGGAAATGGTCATGGGGGTGATCAGAGCCGCGGAAGAGACGTTTTCACCGATTATCCTGCAGACGGCGGAAGCGAGGCTGAAGCATTCGCCGCTGAATCTAATCGGCCCGCTGATGGTCGAGGCCGCCTGCAAGGCGAAAGTGCCGGTAGCCGTACATTTAGATCATGGTTCACAGCTGGAAATCATAAAACAGGCCTTGGAGATAGGGTTTACCTCCGTAATGTTTGACGGCTCACGGTTACCGCTTGCGGTGAATATTACTAAAACTCTGGAAGTTGCCCGTCTGGCGCAAGGGTATGGAGCATCGGTGGAAGCGGAAATTGGCCGGGTTGGCGGCAGTGAGGACGGAGCAGAGGATATTGAAATGGCCATCACTCAGGTGCAGGACGCCCAAACCTTCTTCGAGCATACTGGCGTGGATGCCCTGGCGGTGGCTATCGGCAATGTTCACGGAGTATATAAAAGGGAACCCAATCTGCAGTTTGCCAGGCTGAAAGACATCCATGCAGCAGTGGCGGCTCCCTTGGTTCTGCACGGTGGCTCCGGCATCACTGCTCAGGATTTTCGACAGTGCATCCAGCATGGCATAAAGAAAATCAATGTACAGACCGCCACCTTGCATAAGGTAGTGGCGAAAGTGCGCTCATTGTTTCAGCAAACGGAAAATCCGGATTATTTTACTTACCATGAGTGTGTGATTGCCGCCGCGCATGAAAGCGCCAAAGATCATATGGAAGCATTTCAAAGTGTGAATCAAGCTTGGTAGGAGGCTGGGGCATGACTGGAATACAATTTGATGGCACAAAACATATGGATATTATTCCCATTGGGAGAGTGGCCATAGATTTTAACCCTGTAGATCTCAATAAACCGTTGGACGAAAGTACGACTTTCCGCAAATACCTTGGCGGATCACCCGCCAATATCGCTGTCGGCATGGCTCGGCTGGGCAAGAAAGTGGGGTTTATCTCTAAGGTTTCTGATGACCAGTTTGGCCGGTTTGTTATCAATTATTTCAAAAAAGAGGGTATCGACACTTCCCATATCGCCGTGGCGAAGAACGGCGAGTCGCTGGGACTTACTTTTACGGAAATTCTAAGCCCCACCGCCAGCAGTATCCTGATGTACCGTAACGGTGTGGCTGATTTGGCATTATCGCCGGAAGAGGTCAATGAAGATTACATTAAGAATGCCAAGGCGATTATTATTTCCGGCACTGCGCTGGCGGCGAGCCCTTCGCGGGAAGCCGCTCTCTTGGCGATGGAATATGCCAAAAAACATGGGACGGCAGTCATATTTGATATTGATTATCGGAGCTACACCTGGCAGTCGAAAGCGGAGCTGGTGATCTATTACTCCGCCATAGCCCGGGCCAGCGATATTATTCTGGGATCAAGAGAAGAGTACAATTTGATGGAAAGTGTCGTGGCGCCGGCAGGAAGCAGCGATCAGGAGACGGCTGCCCGCTGGCTGGCCTGCGACAATAAAATTGTTGTCATTAAACACGGCAAAGAAGGCTCTGCCGCCTATACCGGCAGCGGCGGCGTATATAAGATCAAACCTTTTCCGGTAAAACTGCTGAAATCTTTCGGCGGCGGCGATGCATACGCCTCTGCTTTTCTCTACGGGTTAATGGAAGGCTGGGAGATCGTCGATTGCCTTGAGTTTGGCAGCGCCTCGGCGGCCCTGCTGGTGGCGAGCCACAGCTGTTCCGATGCGATGCCGGGTGTTGACGAGATACGGGAATTTATTAAGAAAGCTAAAGAAGAATACGGTGAAATGGTAGTCAGAGCATAAAAAGCACGGGAGGCATTAGAATGTTGAGGATCAGGCAGGCTGAGCCGTTTCAATATGGCTATAATCCGGTCACGGCTATGGATGAAACGGAAGACAACACCATGATGGATTTTGGCATACTGAGGATCGCGAAAAATCAGAAGGAGTCTCTGGTTGAAGAAGATAAAGAAATTGCCTTGCTTTTAATTCAGGGTGAGGTTTCCCTAAAGTGGGACGGCCGGGAGAAAACCATTGCCAGAGGCAACTGCTTTGATGCCATGCCATGGGTGCTGCATGTGCCGAAAAATACAGCGGTAGAGATCGCTGGAATCGCGGCTGATTCTGAGCTTAGCATTACCAAAACGACCAATGACAGGCTTTTTGCAGCTAAAATGTACGCTCCGGCTGAATGTCGCTCAGAGGAACGCGGCAAAGGGACATTAAAAGAAGCGTCAACACGCATTGTACGAACGATATTGGATTATTCCGACGCGTCTTATTCCAACCTGGTGATTGGCGAAGTGATCGATTTTCCGGGAAAATGGTCCAGCTACCCGCCTCATTATCACCCGCAGCCGGAGATCTATTTTTACAAGTTCTGTCCCGAGCAGGGGTATGGGTTCTGCGAACTGGGCGAGGATATCGTAAAAATCCGGCACAATGATACGGTGAAAATACTGAATAATGCGACTCATCCGCAAACGACAGCGCCGGGATATGCCATGTATTATATCTGGGTCATCCGGCATATTGACGGCAATCCGTATAAAAGCCCGGAATATCCGGTATTTGAGCCGCAACATCTGTGGGTTAACGACAAAAATTCCAA
This region includes:
- a CDS encoding 5-deoxy-glucuronate isomerase — encoded protein: MLRIRQAEPFQYGYNPVTAMDETEDNTMMDFGILRIAKNQKESLVEEDKEIALLLIQGEVSLKWDGREKTIARGNCFDAMPWVLHVPKNTAVEIAGIAADSELSITKTTNDRLFAAKMYAPAECRSEERGKGTLKEASTRIVRTILDYSDASYSNLVIGEVIDFPGKWSSYPPHYHPQPEIYFYKFCPEQGYGFCELGEDIVKIRHNDTVKILNNATHPQTTAPGYAMYYIWVIRHIDGNPYKSPEYPVFEPQHLWVNDKNSKIWPDK
- the iolC gene encoding 5-dehydro-2-deoxygluconokinase — protein: MTGIQFDGTKHMDIIPIGRVAIDFNPVDLNKPLDESTTFRKYLGGSPANIAVGMARLGKKVGFISKVSDDQFGRFVINYFKKEGIDTSHIAVAKNGESLGLTFTEILSPTASSILMYRNGVADLALSPEEVNEDYIKNAKAIIISGTALAASPSREAALLAMEYAKKHGTAVIFDIDYRSYTWQSKAELVIYYSAIARASDIILGSREEYNLMESVVAPAGSSDQETAARWLACDNKIVVIKHGKEGSAAYTGSGGVYKIKPFPVKLLKSFGGGDAYASAFLYGLMEGWEIVDCLEFGSASAALLVASHSCSDAMPGVDEIREFIKKAKEEYGEMVVRA
- a CDS encoding CoA-acylating methylmalonate-semialdehyde dehydrogenase; its protein translation is MAVKRLRYCVNGEWRESATKKYMPVTNSSTGKIIAEAPCCTVNEVNEAVAAAKAAFPVWSNTPVTARVQLMFRYKSILDLYLEELTVLVATELGKNLSEARGDVLKAIEVVELACATPTLLQGDSLMNVSEGHDTVLYREPIGVFAGIVPYNFPAMIPFGWMIPLCITTGNTFVLKAASAVPQTAIRMLELLIEAGLPAGVVNLLTCSRQEAESLLKHPDVAGISYVGSTSVGLHIYSTAATHGKRVQALCEAKNHGLVLKDASLELATGRVINSGFGCAGQRCMALPVVCVEEEVADAFVDHLVTFAKRLRVGPGYDQATDLGPVVSAEHKQSVLNWIAKGIEEGAKLILDGRDIAVTGYEGGFYLGPTIFDHVKPEMSIGTSEIFGPVVCIKRVKDFEHGLAVMNGNPFANGSCIFTQNGYYAREFAKRTHGGMVGINVGIPVPLSVFPFSGHKQSFFGDLHCMGKDGVAFFTEAKCVTSRWFDEDAKHTKVDTWEGTMTRK
- a CDS encoding class II fructose-bisphosphate aldolase, translated to MPLVTLREILQKTDQSDYGVGSFNVVSMEMVMGVIRAAEETFSPIILQTAEARLKHSPLNLIGPLMVEAACKAKVPVAVHLDHGSQLEIIKQALEIGFTSVMFDGSRLPLAVNITKTLEVARLAQGYGASVEAEIGRVGGSEDGAEDIEMAITQVQDAQTFFEHTGVDALAVAIGNVHGVYKREPNLQFARLKDIHAAVAAPLVLHGGSGITAQDFRQCIQHGIKKINVQTATLHKVVAKVRSLFQQTENPDYFTYHECVIAAAHESAKDHMEAFQSVNQAW